Genomic window (Cygnus olor isolate bCygOlo1 chromosome 18, bCygOlo1.pri.v2, whole genome shotgun sequence):
CGGTTTCTCCGCAGCGTGCCAGGCTCTCTTTGCCCCCCGGGAGGTCAGCGGCCGCGCGGGCCAGGCGCTGTCCCTGCACTGCTGGTACGCGCCGGGCTACCAGGGCTACAACAAGTACTGGTGCCGCGGGGCCTCGCGGGACTCCTGCCGCAAGGTGGTGGAGACAGCGGGGAGAGAAGTGCCCCGGCAGCGCGGCCGGGTCTCCATCACGGACAACCACGTCTTCTGCCTCGTCCTGCTCACCCTGGAGGGGCTCTCGGAGGAGGACGCTGGGAGCTACTGGTGCGGGGTGGAGCGGGCGGGGAGGGACATCATGACACCGGTTACCATCAGGGTTTTGCCAGGTGAGTGCTGgcattttgttgtgtttttttttttttttttgtaagggaAAGCCTTTTGGGGGAAGGTGCTGGGTTATGTCGCGGAGAAATGGTGCAGCTCAGCTCCGCTTATATTGGTTGCCACCCAGTATAAACCAGTGGCAGGGCGGCAGGAGTGACGGGTCCCTTTGTCAAGGGATGCATGTAGGTGCATGCAGGGCAGGCTGGAGCCCTGTGCAGGGGTTTGCAGCACCGAGGCCAGTCCCAGACCATTATTTGGGCTCCCAGCACCGGGTGCTGTGCAGGAAGGATGGCAAAGCCAGCACCTAAACTTGCAAGTGAATGCTCCTGGATGAGcctcagtgctgcagccagagagaGTGCAAACTGCAAACCAAAGCGGGTCTGGGATGCAAAGTCTGAGCTTCTGGGTGGGGATAAGGGGCACATCCAGGCCCTCCAGCCTCGGGAAAGCCTCGGTTCCTGGCAGCCGGAGAGATGCCTCTCCgcggggagctgcagggaaggagcacCCCGTGGGAACgccggcagggcaggggcaaGGGCTGGGCACGGTACAGGCAATGGCTCACCTCCTGCTGGTGGGACGTGGGggaccccagctccccccaggaCCACCCCTGACGCGTCCGTACGAGCTGTGCCTGCAaaccctgcagccaccccctcGCCCTGGCTCTCCGACGCCACGACCGAGCTCCTCTACACGGCCAACATCACCAATGCCACTGCCACGGGGTGAGCAccgcggggcgggcagggggctcgCAGGAGTGGGGTGCCATGGGGGTCCTCGCACCGGGGGGCTCGTGGGGACTCTCCGGAGacgtttttttggggggggtgatGCGGCAGCAGAGACCCAAGTGGGGCCCCAGGCTGGTGTCCCTGCTTCGTGGCCCGTCCCGcagtgggcagggggctgcaggagcacagcGCCAGCCTCCGGGGGCAGAGACAAACAGCCCCGCTCCTCTTGCCTCCAGCCCCCCCAGGTCAGCCCTGAGCGCCCTGGTGCCCACGGtggtgctgctctccctgctggctgTGGCCGGCTCTGCCGGGCTCATCTACGtcctgtggaggaggagggaaggtaAGGGCACCCAAAGGTGCCACTGCGCCCTTCCCAGGCACAGCGGGACCCATCCGGGGGAGCTGagcggggcaggagctggggaacCTGGAGGGGGTTAGGCTGCTTTGCCACGGCTCTTCTTTCTGCCCCCAGACCTCTGGAGACCCCTGGGAGCGGTGAGATCTAAGCCGAAGGACCGGGCGCAGCTGCACCATACGGCAAGTGCCCGGCGAGCCCCCCCGGGACCACCGGTCCCCACGAGCcccccctgcagctgcagccttcGGACTCCTCTGGGTGCCCGGGGGCACGGCTGGAGCCCGCggggctgagcctggcagggagcggggccggccgccCCCTGACCCCGCTGCCTGTTTCAGGATTCTGGGGACACGCCGCCCCCTCGCAGCAAAACCCCTCCGACCCCCTCCAAGCCTGCCTTCGCCGGGGAGCTGGACAACGTCTACAACGAGCTGGACCTGACAAAGGTGAGAGCCCCGGCACGGGCAGCAGGGAACCGGgaagccctgcagcacccggccgtgccgtgccgcctGCTGAGCCCCTGCCGTGCCCCAGGGCCCTGGGGACACGCCGCCCCCGCGGCAGGGCAGCAGCGCCGTGGAGCAGGACGCCGAGCTGGAGGACGAGAACTTCTACATCAACAGCTTTTGCCAggacaggagctggggggggtcCGGCCACGGCACCcagcaaagaaattaattcctCCGGTCGTAAGGGAGCGCCgcgggcaggcagcggggtCCCCAGGTGGTCCCCTGCAGAGACACCGGCGCTTTGCTCcgagctgggcagggagcaggggggctgcagcgcgGGAATGAGCTTCACCAGGGGCTGCGGTTCCATCACGGGAGGATCTCAGCAGCTCGACTGCCTCTGCCCATGGACAGAGCCCCCGGAGCCCGGGGACACCCCAATTCCCCACCCTAAGCGTGTCCCCGCTCCATCCcaacctcctgctgctgcttctgcgGGTTGAGCAACGCCTCCAGATGGGAAAAATACATCCGATTCCTTTGCACGCTGGTGTGCGGGATGTTTTCCTGGCTTGGATGTAAATGGGTTGCTTTAAATTTAGATAAATGGCAAGAAAGAACCTCCCTGGTGGGGCTCAGTGAGGAAGGGATGGGACAACCCAGCGCCTCTGGGACTCCCTGGGTGAAAAAGGGACCCCGGGGACCCCGGTGGTGCTGGGGCCGTGCCGGTGGGTGCTCGGGGGCACCAGGGAGAGGGGAAACAAAGCTCAGagcaaggaaagaggagaggaacCTGGGGATGTGGCAGTGAGGCTTCGCTGCCAGGTTTCCCTGGGAGGTTTATCAGCAGAAAGCAGGTTGGCAGCTGCCGGCCACTTCTTGAATTTACATCTTGAGGTTATCTGCCGTGCGTCAGGGGCCAGGAAGGTGgagggcagctcccagccagccccccgGCTCTCTGGGAAGGGAGATACCCCATGGCCGGGGGAAAACACCAAGCTTCCTCTCGCCCTACAGGGACGGGCAGTGTGGGAGGCGGGGGACAGACGGGCAGGACATGGGGAAGGAGCTGCCTCAGCCTCCGGCGGGGTCttgctttcccctcttcccaaggggcacagaggaagaaagccaCTGGCCCGGGAGCTGCCGGGAAGtggctctgcttctgcagcctttGGGCTTCTGCAGCTTTCACTGGAAAGGTTTAATTTCGGGGGAAGAGCAGCATTGCCACTCAAAGGCCATATTCGGGCCAGAAGAGGTGGTTTGGGGGGAATCCAGACACTTCTGCTcgacaaaacaaacaagagcaGCCCTGCCTTGGGCACTCTGTGGGGGGGCTCGGCCTGACGCCGTGCCCGTGGGGTGGGCACGTGGCTCCTTCCACCCCGGCACAGCTGACCCACACCTTCCCTCTCGTCCTCCTACCCCTTGTCCCCATTCGTCTCAGCCACCCCGTGGCCCTGCAGGCGCTGATCTCCTTCCAGGGGCTTGAGTCTCAGGGGCGCAGGAGATGGGGGGGGAGCGGGTTCTGCAGTCCCGTGGGCATCACCCCGTACCACCGCCTGACCCCGCACCAGCACCGCCTGCCTGGGGTCAGCTCCGTCCCCGCGGGCAAGTGAAAagtgctggtggctgcagaaAAGCCACAGCCATTGGAGGTCGCAGGTGCAGTGCTCCCAGGCTGagtatttaaattttccttggagaaactttttggaAGAGCATCGCTGCTGCGACGGACTGCCGGCACCCCTGGGAGCTGGGCGGGGGGCTCACCAGGTCCATCGTGGTGatcccctgggtgctggggggaggcacagggacagggaggattcctcggggcggggggggggaactggGAACCCCAAGGGCTGGGCTCACAGCAGCAGGGCCACTAAAAGGGACCGAGGGAGAGGCTCTGCTCCGTACAGCCTCATCCCTCCACCACCAGCACGGTTTGCACCGGGGCAGCCTCCCGCTTTACCTGCAGAGACCACCAGCCGGGTGGCGTGCCGCAGGTCGTACAGCAGGGGCCTTGCCACCCGGCACGAGTACCAGCCCGCGTCCCCCGGCGCCACGCCGCCCATCGTCACCGTGATGGCGCGCGCCGTGTGGTTGTCCCTGACGGACGGCGGTGACGCCGGGGCTGAGCCACCCGTCCCGCAGCGGGAGCTGCTCAGCGCCAGGCACCTCTCCCCCTGCAAAGCCCAAACCGCTGCCGGCACCCCCAAGGCTGCAGCGGGGAGGGTTCGGGGTGCCTGCGGCtgctgagctggagctgctgaggaAAGGCAATTTGGAATAAACCTGGGTATCCTG
Coding sequences:
- the LOC121057169 gene encoding CMRF35-like molecule 2 → MWPLSPALPRCPTEEMLLRALRLPRSCTAAAGFSADARGPLERSRMMGTWPGWGWLLLPACQALFAPREVSGRAGQALSLHCWYAPGYQGYNKYWCRGASRDSCRKVVETAGREVPRQRGRVSITDNHVFCLVLLTLEGLSEEDAGSYWCGVERAGRDIMTPVTIRVLPATPSPWLSDATTELLYTANITNGAAGAQRQPPGAETNSPAPLASSPPRSALSALVPTVVLLSLLAVAGSAGLIYVLWRRREGKGTQRCHCALPRHSGTHPGELSGAGAGEPGGG